The Alosa sapidissima isolate fAloSap1 chromosome 16, fAloSap1.pri, whole genome shotgun sequence genome has a segment encoding these proteins:
- the pygb gene encoding glycogen phosphorylase, brain form, which yields MAKPLTDQEKRRQISVRDIAGLGDVAEIKTNFNRHLHFTLVKDRNVATPRDYYFALAHTVRDHLVGRWIRTQQYYYEKDPKRIHYLSLEFYMGRTLQNTMINLGLQNACDEAIYQLGLDLEELEDIEEDAGLGNGGLGRLAACFLDSMATLGLAAYGYGIRYEFGIFNQKLTSGWQVEEADDWLRYGNPWEKARPEYMLPVHFYGHVEHTAEGAKWINTQVVLAMPYDTPVPGYKNNTVNTMRLWSAKAPNDFNLKEFNVGDYIQAVLDRNLAENISRVLYPNDNFFEGKELRLKQEYFVVAATLQDIIRRFKSSKFGCRDPVRTSFETFPDKVAIQLNDTHPALAIPELMRILVDVEKLDWDKAWEITTKTCAYTNHTVLPEALERWPVTMFELLLPRHLQIIYEINQRHLDKIKEQFPGDMDRLRRMSLIEEGEPKRINMAHLCVVGSHAVNGVAQIHSDIVKSTVFKDFYGMEPEKFQNKTNGITPRRWLLLCNPGLADLITEKIGEDFTTDLFQLRNLLDFIDDEAFIRNLANVKQENKQKFAVYLENEYHVKINPESIFDIQVKRIHEYKRQLLNCLHIITFYNRIKKDPKKVFVPRTIMIGGKAAPGYHMAKLIIKLITSVGQVVNNDPVVGDRLKVIFLENYRVSLAEKVIPAADLSEQISTAGTEASGTGNMKFMLNGALTIGTMDGANVEMAEEAGEDNLFIFGMRVEDVDAMDRKGYNAKEYYDRLPELQQAIDQIRSGLFSPKEPELFKDVVNMLMNHDRFKVFADYEAYIACQEKVNELYKNPKEWTKVVIRNIAASGKFSSDRTISEYAREIWGVEPSNVKIPPPNEPRISGDA from the exons CGAATCCACTACCTGTCTTTGGAGTTTTATATGGGTCGGACCCTTCAGAACACCATGATAAACCTTGGCCTCCAGAACGCATGTGATGAAGCAATATACCAG CTTGGTTTGGATCTGGAAGAACTTGAAGATATAGAGGAAGATGCTGGGTTAGGCAACGGAGGACTAGGGCGTCTTGCAG CTTGCTTTCTGGACTCCATGGCCACCTTGGGTCTGGCTGCCTATGGTTATGGGATCCGCTACGAGTTTGGCATCTTCAATCAGAAGCTTACCAGTGGCTGGCAG GTGGAGGAGGCTGATGATTGGCTGCGCTATGGTAACCCTTGGGAGAAGGCACGGCCTGAATACATGCTACCTGTGCATTTCTATGGCCATGTGGAGCACACTGCAGAGGGTGCCAAGTGGATCAACACTCAG GTTGTTCTGGCCATGCCCTACGACACTCCTGTACCCGGATACAAGAACAACACGGTCAACACCATGAGGCTGTGGTCAGCCAAAGCACCCAACGACTTCAACCTGAAAGAGT TCAATGTTGGGGATTATATTCAGGCAGTACTGGACAGGAACCTTGCAGAAAACATCTCCAGGGTTTTGTACCCCAATGACAAT tTCTTTGAGGGGAAGGAGCTGCGTCTAAAGCAGGAGTATTTTGTGGTGGCCGCCACACTGCAGGACATTATCAGACGCTTCAAGTCCTCCAAGTTTGGCTGCAGAGACCCAGTCAGGACGTCTTTCGAGACTTTCCCTGACAAG GTGGCCATCCAGCTAAATGACACCCACCCAGCCCTCGCAATTCCAGAACTCATGCGCATTCTGGTGGACGTGGAGAAGCTTGACTGGGACAAG GCGTGGGAGATAACCACCAAGACATGTGCCTACACAAACCATACTGTTCTCCCAGAGGCTCTGGAGCGATGGCCTGTCACCATGTTTGAACTCCTCCTGCCTAGGCATCTCCAGATCATCTACGAGATCAACCAGCGCCACCTGGAT AAAATCAAAGAGCAGTTCCCAGGAGACATGGACCGCTTGCGAAGGATGTCCCTGATTGAGGAAGGAGAGCCCAAGAGGATCAACATGGCTCATCTGTGTGTAGTGGGCTCCCATGCGGTCAATGGAGTAGCTCAAATCCACTCAGACATCGTCAAGAGCACTGT cttcAAGGACTTTTATGGCATGGAACCAGAGAAATTCCAGAACAAAACCAATGGAATCACTCCTCGCCGTTGGCTGTTGCTGTGTAACCCTGGTCTTGCCGACCTCATCACTGAG AAAATTGGAGAAGACTTCACGACTGACCTTTTTCAGCTCAGGAACCTGCTGGACTTCATTGACGACGAGGCTTTCATCCGTAACTTGGCTAATGTTAAACAG GAAAACAAGCAGAAATTTGCAGTGTATCTGGAGAATGAGTACCACGTGAAGATCAATCCAGAGTCCATCTTTGACATCCAGGTCAAGAGAATTCATGAGTACAAGAGGCAGCTCCTCAACTGCCTGCACATCATCACTTTCTACAACC gCATTAAAAAAGATCCAAAGAAGGTCTTTGTCCCAAGAACAATCATGATTGGAGGAAAG GCTGCCCCCGGATACCACATGGCCAAGCTGATCATTAAGCTCATCACTTCAGTGGGGCAGGTGGTGAATAATGACCCAGTGGTGGGAGACCGGCTGAAGGTGATCTTCCTGGAGAACTACAGGGTTTCGCTGGCAGAGAAAG TGATCCCAGCAGCTGACCTCTCGGAGCAGATCTCCACAGCGGGCACCGAGGCCTCTGGGACGGGCAACATGAAGTTCATGTTAAATGGCGCCCTCACCATCGGCACCATGGACGGAGCCAACGTGGAGATGGCCGAGGAGGCAGGCGAGGACAACCTCTTCATCTTTGGCATGAGGGTGGAGGACGTGGACGCCATGGATCGGAAGGG ATATAACGCTAAAGAATACTACGATCGACTCCCAGAGCTGCAACAGGCAATTGATCAGATCCGCAGTGGATTGTTCAGTCCCAAAGAGCCTGAGCTCTTCAAGGACGTGGTCAACATGCTGATGAATCACGACAG ATTCAAAGTGTTTGCTGATTACGAGGCATACATTGCTTGTCAGGAAAAAGTGAATGAACTTTACAAG AACCCAAAAGAATGGACCAAGGTGGTCATCAGGAACATTGCGGCCTCTGGCAAGTTCTCCAGTGACCGCACCATCTCTGAGTACGCCAGGGAGATATGGGGCGTGGAGCCGTCCAACGTCAAGATCCCTCCTCCGAATGAGCCGCGCATCAGCGGAGATGCCTGA
- the abhd12 gene encoding lysophosphatidylserine lipase ABHD12, producing the protein MRKRNNSPTQDNDSSVTKTLPDSSLKYCNKIGEGNTDSGAQYNSADPDKTMGRAFRSLTPAPQWHCMSLKVSFQMSCIIHGAKEELSVHSVRGRWHLTQTSLHKTHLQALAVCVGPGLITFCCLPQGRGLLWRLRRMLMWLLGFYLAIPVIIKFCPSIQAKLVFLNFVRMPYFIDLKRPHDQGLNHTHNFYLQPEEGINIGVWHTVPTHMWKEAQGKDREWYESTLQSFHPVMLYLHGNAGTRGGDHRVQLYKVLSSLGYHVVTFDYRGWGDSEGSPSEKGMTSDAHFIYQWVKQRIGRKPLYIWGHSLGTGVATNLVRHLCERGTPPDSLILESPFTNIREEAKSHPFSMVYRYLPGFDWFFLDSITANDIRFASDENVNHISCPVLILHAEDDTVVPFHLGKKLYNIAAQSKSLSGHKVQFIPFPVSLGYRHKFIYRSPELPHILSDFLGTTHPHV; encoded by the exons ATGCGAAAGCGGAATAACTCGCCCACTCAAGATAATGACAGCTCTGTTACCAAAACATTGCCGGACAGCAGTCTGAAATACTGTAACAAGATAGGAGAGGGGAACACAGACTCTGGAGCCCAGTACAATTCTGCAGACCCGGACAAGACGATGGGGAGAGCATTCAGAAG TCTCACCCCGGCTCCTCAATGGCATTGTATGAGTCTAAAAGTCTCTTTTCAAATGAGCTGCATAATTCATGGTGCCAAGGAAGAGCTCTCGGTGCACTCTGTCAGAGGGCGTTGGCATCTCACACAGACTTCACTGCACAAGACACATCTACA GGCCTTGGCAGTATGCGTGGGCCCAGGCCTCATCACCTTCTGCTGCCTCCCACAGGG gaGGGGCCTTCTGTGGAGACTCAGGAGGATGTTGATGTGGTTGCTGGGCTTCTACCTGGCCATCCCGGTCATCATCAAGTTCTGCCCCTCCATTCAAGCCAAACTAGTCTTTTTAAATTTTG tgCGGATGCCCTACTTCATCGACCTGAAGCGGCCCCATGACCAGGGCCTCAACCACACGCACAACTTCTACCTGCAGCCGGAGGAGGGCATCAACATCGGCGTGTG GCACACGGTCCCCACACACATGTGGAAGGAAGCTCAGGGAAAGGACCGCGAGTGGTATGAGAGCACGCTTCAGTCCTTCCATCCAGTCATGCTCTATCTCCACGGAAACGCTGGTACCAG GGGAGGAGACCACAGGGTGCAGCTCTATAAG GTTCTCAGTTCATTGGGCTACCATGTAGTCACATTTGATTATAGGG gTTGGGGCGATTCTGAAGGCAGTCCCTCTGAGAAGGGCATGACCTCAGATGCCCACTTCATCTACCAGTGGGTGAAGCAGAGGATCGGCAGGAAGCCGCTCTACATCTGGGGCCACTCGCTGGGCACTGG cgTGGCCACAAACCTTGTCCGACATCTGTGTGAGCGAG GAACGCCACCGGACTCTTTGATACTGGAGTCTCCGTTCACCAATATTCGAGAGGAAGCCAAAAGCCATCCTTTCTCCATG GTCTACAGATACCTACCTGGATTTGATTGGTTCTTTTTGGATTCCATAACAGCAAATGACATTCGATTTGCCAGCGATGAGAA CGTGAACCACATATCGTGCCCTGTTCTCATCCTGCATGCAGAGGACGACACAGTTGTACCCTTCCACCTTGGAAAGAAG CTGTACAACATCGCTGCCCAGTCCAAGAGTCTGAGTGGACACAAGGTCCAGTTCATCCCTTTCCCCGTCAGCCTGGGCTACCGACACAAATTCATCTACAGGAGTCCCGAGCTGCCACATATACTCAG TGACTTTCTTGGCACAACACATCCCCACGTGTAG